One Sulfolobus sp. S-194 DNA segment encodes these proteins:
- a CDS encoding helix-turn-helix domain-containing protein codes for MVKFLLITLIILVSLALLTKGDNGIINIYYNGTVVAELHNVSEFNLIGDYAGGLKVIGAEYNLSDGHLFLKGNGTVYVYYRAILPKGVIQILENNNFTINIYLPTNSTINYVTPQPYSFTAINGLYNITFVNVSKVILLYVESTPSQKSETTEHQLIILLLIADIVLISLIVYLFFRRRKEVRKAELTEEENAELVTDILDERDKLVLNALKDGSSTLAEIIRKTNLPKATAYRRLKKLVKLGYVEEVRERGKIRYVLKKKD; via the coding sequence GTGGTAAAATTTCTATTGATTACACTTATCATCTTAGTTTCGCTTGCTCTTCTTACAAAAGGAGACAACGGTATAATTAATATTTACTATAACGGTACAGTAGTAGCTGAACTTCATAATGTGAGCGAGTTCAACCTTATAGGTGACTACGCTGGTGGTCTAAAAGTTATAGGGGCAGAATATAACTTGTCCGATGGGCACTTATTTTTAAAAGGAAATGGTACAGTTTATGTGTACTATAGGGCAATCCTACCAAAAGGAGTTATACAAATCCTAGAGAATAATAACTTTACTATAAATATTTATTTACCTACAAACTCGACTATAAATTATGTAACACCACAGCCTTATAGTTTTACTGCTATAAACGGACTTTATAATATAACTTTTGTTAACGTTTCTAAGGTTATATTACTCTATGTAGAATCTACACCGTCACAAAAAAGTGAAACTACTGAGCACCAACTCATTATATTGCTTTTAATCGCAGATATTGTTCTTATATCTCTAATAGTTTACTTATTCTTTAGACGAAGAAAAGAAGTAAGAAAAGCAGAATTAACAGAGGAAGAAAACGCAGAATTAGTTACTGATATTTTGGATGAAAGAGATAAGCTTGTGCTTAACGCATTAAAAGACGGTTCCTCCACTTTAGCTGAGATTATAAGAAAAACTAATTTACCTAAAGCAACAGCTTATAGAAGGTTAAAAAAATTGGTTAAACTTGGTTACGTTGAAGAGGTTAGAGAGAGGGGTAAGATTAGATATGTGTTAAAGAAAAAAGATTAG